CACATCAACTTATAGAAGGTTGTTGACTTCATCCTatttgtagaaggaattttgttaaaatatttttggtaaacttataattttattttattgttttggtatTAATTACTACAGtgctcaaacaaactttaattgAAAGTTGTTGTTAGAAttaatcaaataacacagttttgacattcataatgcgaacttatatccaaataactGATAAAACAAggtgaagtgtccgggtttcgaaacgtccgggaattcgaatcatgacgttagtaaATTACGATAATTTATGTTTGATTAATCCCTCATGCTGGTTAACAATTCAATTactgttatttaaaagctttagtTAAAAGTAGTTAAAAGTTAGTTAAAAGGCTGGCTAAAGTCAAAGGAAGCAtgaacatttcataaaaaattagaCGGCGCCGATTTTTTTTCCCATTTAATACCTTTTACAGTCTATTTTTGTCTTTTGACATAGTTTGAAGGTAataactagggttagtgaaatttcacgatttcgcggacagcgtgaaatccgcgaaatttggatttttccgcgaaatcccgtgaaattagGATTTTCCCGCGAAATcccgtaaaattttatgttttaatgaaaatgtaacgattttttcaaaataggttatcaaactcaaaaaggattaaaaaataatcttatgatcAATGTAAAATTAAGTGATTGAATTCCCTGGTataattactaatatagggttagtaatttttgacgattttgtggacggcgtgaaattcgtaaaatttatcaattttctcaaatcattttttaaattacaactcagtaaatatttcatccaaaaagactatttatttaaactttattagttttcaattagaaaagcttgaatatatatgtttgtcaagttgatatgaaattagaaatgttcagatatttgagttttttttagaaacaaacTACATTTAGTAATATGTTCATTCactgtattaaaaattttactgctattttatttgaaaggtatagttttgaaagaaattaaaagaatcaagctttgttttattcaaaataaaattaagagtattttttatctatagaatcacattttaaaaacatataattttttgttgggcctgttaaattttaactatatttgtttatttgggtggttgattcccgtgaaagttaaaaaacactactttttttgttttcttttgtcatttagaataaacatttcgattttgtaaaaaaatattttatttttgcaaattgattttaaattgagtttttgaaaagtgagctaaAACCCTTAAAACATATGTTTCGACTGGACACtgtcaaatttaataaaatttaaaatgatataacagaagcaaattagcgaaaacatttaaattttattagttgaatattaaaagagcagttcagtaaatgagaaaacacgtgccctacattttgtttcaaaatatatatagagcccatccataaaccatttttttttttgaaaattaggagatTTCTTTTTGTATagcattcaaatttagtgaagaattttttagtttattgaagaataatttattatgaagcataaaaagtagtttctgtgatttaaacataggatttcagaggtattttaacatttttcaagttccgcgaaatttacgtgaaattttgtgttttgaaattgaggtccccgtgaaattagCAATTTTCGAGCGTTATTACTAAGCCTAGTAATAACCATTTTTTCAATTCGTCGAAAAATGGTttcagtttaaaataaaatgatgcCAATTATgttataaatttaacaaaatcctCCATTAAAATAGATTGTAAGTTTTCCCAAAAACAGGTCTCTTGGCTTTTCTGCTTATTACGAACACCAACCTTTTGTaattaatattcaaaataaaaatataacccaaaggttgaaaaaaaatttgctgaaaatatctcgttCCTAATTCCACGTTTCAACTGAGCTCAATAAGCCTTTGAAGGGAGGGTATAGATTTCTAAGTATTTATTTTACTAGCAGAGTGGGCTTTTAGGGTaataaatttggagaaaaaaaaaagatctatgAGTATCAgattgaactttgaaaaaatccaatatttgtAATTGATGACACGAAAACTATGTTGAAGAACCCAaactttactttaaaaatcAAGCTGTCACATATTAGAAATGAAAAACCAaggttgtgaaaatagtagaCCTCTcagatttaatgtttttttttcgttttgtataaggctgatacaaattttatttaaagtatatttcaccgcccccccttcaaaattggttcgaaaagTCAGGGGAcacaacaaatttttttttccaaaaaaacttcgaaattttAAAGGCAATAGAAGtctagtaaaaaaataataatactaagccatagtctcaaaatttgaatacaaaacgtgttttaaaatgttttttacacTATCATTAGTATTCACGAATGAAAATGTATTGTTTATTTACCTTTTTATATAACTTTAAgagattattataattttttttcgaagaattaggtatctctatattttttccccaatagtaaattgtttcctttttgaataattcacaataattctttttaataaaatgttgatatatttattgaaaatttgaaaaagaaggaAATATCTCTTTATCTCTTTCCCCCTTTCAATATAATCAgcgataatattttttgaaaaaacaaaaaacaaaaaaaaaacataaagctAATGCGATTGTCAAACATTTGAAGAGTGGCAAAATGTGAATCTTTAAAGAGACTTTTCCTTCTataagttgaattttatataaaaggagggaaaatttcataaacaaactcaattgtcaaatattcaaaaagttttttttttgagattttcccttctaaaagttgaatttaaaataaaagaaaagaaaatttcataacaacTCATTTGCCAAATATTTGAAGAAAGAAAAATGTACATCCCTTATTAAGGTTGAATCTTAAAGAAGGGaatattgcataaaaaaaacaataattgcaaaatattgaaaaaacaaaaactgcacatcttttgagagattttaccttcttttagttttaaaataaaagaagagaaaatagctttgaaaatatcaattgcATTTCTTTAAAGAAGAGCAAAATGGACATACATTCTTCAGGTTGAATTCAAAAAAGGAAGGAAAAgggaaaatagtaaaaatagtgCCAAAACTTACATCTCTTTGtgagttgaatttaaaataaaggaaggaaaaatttaatacaaaaaattagctgcaaagtatttcaaaagaagaaaaatctaaatattataTAGacactttcttaaaaaaattaaataaattcatgaaaaaatgcattgtaTAGCTTTATTaggaaatattccaaaaaggCGAAAAATTACATCTATTGGAAGAAAATAGattgatttcttgaaaaaaaatcatgttttaaagtaaaattactgtttagaaaataggaaaaaaaagctataaattattattctttacaaaaaataaacactaattaaacaaaacaaaaaaagctagcaataattatgccaaacgtccctgatgtcttggaccaattatgccaaactaccattatgccaaacgtccttcttgaaaacccgttatgccaaatgtgcattatgccaaatgtgcattatgccaaatggggtacacccgtTTAAGAGTTATTCTTTCCAATGCCAATCCAATTCCAATTCAATGGTcaaaaattagttgaaaaatagatttttggctatttttcGAAGGGATGGGTtgtaacacttttttcattcaaattttgagacTATGGCctgatatttaatattttttccgaGAGAATgagaattacaatttttttgaaattattcaaatatgaaaaaaatcaaaatatcataAACAATCTGCCTTTCAAGATATTAGACATTTTGAGACGATCAGCCTTCTAAGCACAATACAAAGATTCTGCTTTATTAGTTTTAGCATTTTGAGTCAACCCTAAATAAGTTTCACCGACTTATGTTCACGGACAAAGCTTCATCAAAATTCCAAATGCAAAGAAAAGCCGATTTtcgaataatattaaaaaaaaatcaaccgaaATTAATAATTATCTTAAACATTAGTTTTACAGGTGGAGAGATTTATtgcatatctttaaaaaaaacaaaaatgaataaCAAAACTAAGAACCTTCTAAAAAATACAATCAATTCCTCTGAGTAGTAAAGAAAACTCACTCGACTTCAACTTCCCATCGGCGACTCCGTCGGCGTCGGGCAAAGAAAGAGAGTATATTATTTATTTCCAGTCGGTTGtggttttgtaaatatttttattggccTCCCAAGCGTCCGTCATTGGCACACCCCATGGTGGTGGGGGGGCAGGGGGGGAAACGGCGTCTCTGATGGCCGTAAAATTGGCTATTTCCAGTTGTCAAAAAAAGAAGGAGCAGGAGAAGGTTTTctctgatggactcaaaattgcGGGGGGAGATTGGGTGTGTTATTTTTGGAGGGAGATTACGATCGACAAGTTGGTGGGAATTTGTGTCGGGGTGGCTTTGTTTGGATTGTGGATTATGAATGTGTATGGAAGGGAATTTTATCTTTCATCTGAGCCGATGCGGTGTGAATGGACTAGGTATGTGGCAGCTGTGGTGAAGTTGTTCTTGTTTTGGAATGGGAATTTTATTTCGAGACGTCCTAGTCAATGGACGATGACTGGGACAATCTTTTGTGATTTGTTTAATGATGAAATCAAGCTGTCGCAAAACTAGACATGAAATAAAGGTTAAGGGTCAAATATGATTAAGCAAGTTAGGATTTTTGTTAATGTTTGctccactaaaaaaaaaaaaacaaaaaaaactaaatcctAATTGAATTCTAAACTAAATGTTTCATGTAGAGGCtttaattttacaatattttaaagttattttaaaaataaataaaacaatcattACTACATTAAAGCACTCACAttaattttgattatattttgCTGATTATTAATTAAAGCGCATTCTTCACTGCATCGAAAAAATCGCGTGCACCTGCTTAAACTGGTCATGAGGTCACTCAGTCACTTCACATGCAACTGAATCATCTGTGACGTCATCGTCGCAATGAAAGCTgcctgcacagtaaaaaaataaatcgtagACTCACCGGGTCTTGTTTAAAAACATATAATCCTTAAATgtttataatttattaaaaaattacattagaATTATGCTAAACATTATCATGAAATTCCGAACCACACttcttgaaaactttgtttgcacAGTGCAATTGCGTTAATTGCACATCATTATACCAAACACCTCACCACCAACTGGCTGAGCAGTGTGTGAATGCATTCTCACGGCGGGCTCTTCATTTCTCACGGCTCATTAACGCGCGCGCTCGCCACGTCACTCGGCGAGATTTGTTTGCGTTTTGTTACTGCGTGAGCACGCGCTTATGAATGAgattttgctttgctttttttccaCATTCAAAGCTAACAGAGGAGGAAGGGGAGAGGGAAGGAAAAGTGCATATAGCTAAAGTGGAAATTCATGTCTCGAGTGCGGGGCTGAATTTTCCGCCGGTAATGAGAATTACTTTGGGGAATGTAGAACAAGATTGTTTgggaggttttttttcttcttgttttcCTCTGAAAGAAGAGATTTATCTCGTCGGCAAAACAACTTAATTTAATTCAGAAGCATTTGTTTGAGTGGCCACGTTATTAACACTGAAAGTTTATAAGAGGGATGATTGGTATGGTAGAtcgtgtttatttgttttgctcgtcaaataaaaattgcttttttcaaGGTTATAttgttttgcatgttttgatttaCGTTCATTTTCCATGACGAAAAACTAGACATTTTGCAAAACTAGATCGTCGTCCTAACAAAACTCTAATTTGAGCCAAAGATTTGCTTGGaacttttaagaaaaagttaCACTTTAGAAAAAATACCATTTGGATATATTTAAGgtgacaaaaatgcaattttttgtgatttattaAACGCATaagaaagttgatttttgttggcaaaatgaattgttaaatttcaatACCGTGCCCATGTCATAGCcaccttaaataaaaaaaattattcgaaaCGTGTCATTTTAacttgatttggtgtcttcgacaaagttgtaggaatgaataaggactacactgaaaaaaatgatgcaaggtaaaaaaaattctggtgtttttaatttcactttttggcactaaaactcaatttgcataaattcaaccacaatttatattttttttctattttctggtatgttttagtggacatcaaatgtcaacttttcagaaattttcagaacgggcaaaaatctGATGAccgatttaagaatttttgaatcaaatctgattaattttttcgaataatcgaaatttgcaatcaaaaagtactttagtgaaattttgataatgtgcaccgttttcaagttatagccatttttaggtaacttttattaacttttattttattttgattttattttggtttgaatcccgcggcgggcgctctaaaattctttgtgtaaatgggtattcggcgccgtcactccgtgccatactttcaaacacttaggagcccagggcggcgaagtccttgtagataaaaaggaagacactagtggttggtactagcaatggtggccgacagctataaagtcaacttcgtttttttttatttttataacttttaggTAACAGTTATTTCgttaataagtgcccatgtttgcccacttttgatttttttttgtttgaaaagcttGGAAAATCctccatattttgcttttttgaactttgttgatacgaccattagttgatgatgccatgcaaagattttaaaacaggaaaaaatatgttttctaagtttcacccaaacaacccaccaaccatgtcgatatctcagcaactaatggtccgattttcaatgttaaaatatgaaacattcgttaaattttccaatcttttcgaaaacaatattttgttttttttttaatccaagactaacatttcaaaaaggccaaacatgcAACATTAggtatttattttagttttttttaattaattttactctTTGTTCGGTGATCGAAAAACTAATAATTAATTGGAAGACAGTTATGAAAATTATAGGGTGTGACTAGTGTCATAGAAGAAGAGTAAAAAGGACGgaaaactaagtcagcgaaagGGTCATATGAGAGAAGTATTTgtgtgtgatcaagtcttttaACCTTCTAATTTAGCTGTGAACAAGTTTTGAGAAGCAGTAAGGGTACACACTATAATAAATCGGAAACAAtgggttcgattttcaatgttagaaaATTAGAACTTTTTGTGAGATATtctataaaaatagttttaaaatccatttttacaaTTCTAAAGggcaaaaacaattattttaaatgttttcaaatgtttgagcCTTACATGAATGAacataaaaatatattgttttgttAGGAGAAGAATGCATTTTTCTGATGTGTTTCCTTTCCTTAATtctgacaaattaaaaaaatcgtactAAAGTTCATCCAATAAATTGAAAGAGTGTTCGTTTTTATTGTAATGTTATTCTCGATTGTTAATTTATTGCGAACAGGCGGATATTGACAGAGCCTTTTACTAATAATAATCTTACTTtacaaaagttgttaaaattgttgTATTTTGTAAACACTTTAAATATTACTATTATATTAGTAAAAAAGTTtgcgtttcaaaataaattaaggATAAGAAAAAGACAAggtattcaatatttttgaagatttaagaAGACAGTTGACATCTTTCTTGAGTTCAACCTTTATTTCTTTGTTGTGAACATATCAATTTCGTTCCCAACAAGTCGTGTTCATATCACCTCTCCAATTGAGCAGAACTGATTTAAAGTTGCCCCTTTTTCGGCGTAACCCATCTATCCAGCCGTATTACCCCGCCCAGACCCTATGCCCAAACTCTGCGTGTGTGAAAATGTTACCAATTTTACGATAATTGAAGAGCGAGCGCCTCTCCAGAACCCACACATTTCGAGCGATTTTCAACAGCAACGAATGATCCACTTGAACCCGCCGGCCCGCAAACGGGTGGGTTGGCCTTTTGCGCTGCCGAAAAACCCCAAAACGATTCGAATTTTATTGACCATTCTGGAAAAACGGTGCCCCGATTGACCGTCATTGCCGCCGTCGGCGACGTCGATGGCCGGAAGTGGCAGAAACTTAATACTTAGTTCTAATTGCCAAAATGCTCGTGGCGGCACACTACACAGCAGTTGCGAAATTGAGATTGTTACACATCAATgggatgtgttttttttctgcggGGGAGAGCTGGAAATGGTTATAGTTCTTGAGTTTTATTGACGTCGATGACTGCGTCATCCGTCGTTTTGGGGTTATTGTAATTACTTTGGATTTTACGGCAGTAAATCGGATGCAATAAAGCAAAATTCTTGTTTAACAAAAAACGACCTATCCGGAATCTATCTGTAGGTTTTTGTCGCCTTTTTTTAACTCTAAAataagtttacaaaaaaaagtaacctTGAGCGTTTTCAAGCAAGGTTACGTTTTTTAAGCTTAGAAgtgtcaaaaaaacaaaaaacaaaaaacaaaaaaccaaaaaaaaacaaaaaacaaaaaagaaaattgacaaaattgacaaaattgacaaagttgacaaaattgacaaaattgacaaaattgacaaaattgacaaaattgacaaaattgacaaaattgacaaaattgacaaaattgacaaaattgacaaaattgacaaaattgacaaaattgacaaaattgacaaaattgacaaaattgacaaaattgacaaaattgacaaaattgacaaaattgacaaaattgacaaaattggcaaaattgacaaaattgacaaaattgacaaaattgacaaaattgacaaaattgacaaaattgacaaaattgacaaaattgacaaaattgacaacatgTGTATCTTACTAAAAACCCaatggccggcagcgaaattattgaaaagttaaaattgtaTCATTTGATCCTTGAACCCTCTGTTTGACAGACAGAATATCGCAAGTACAACAAATTCTTACcgattttttctctgttttccCCCAGATCACCCACCCCATCACGTGCACCGTGAACCCGGCCAACCCGTTCGGCCCAACGGCTTCCGGCGCCCCACCATCGCTGCCCGGCAGCTCCaactgccgccgccgccgcaacATTGCCACCGGAGGCGGCACCAGCAGTAGCCGCCACCATTCTGTCCGGTTCAACGTCCTGCACCTGCTACAGCTGCTTCGTCACCCGGGTGCACCGCGCAAGGGGAGGCCACGCCCGGGGCACGACCATCCGGCGGACCACGACGCCCACTAGCCGGTCGGCGGTGCGCCGGAAGAAACGCCGAAGAAAAAAGTGACCGACCTCCAGAGAACCCTCGCCTCCCCCCGTCCGCTTTCCCCGTTAGGGCGGTGGCACACACGCGATGGGCCACTACCAGGTGGCACCACCGGCCATCACCAATACTAGCGAGCAACTGACTGTGCGGGTGCATGTGTGAGTGAAGGCGCGCAACAGAACAATAGCCAGAACCAAATGTGTAAATAagaagaaacgtcaaaacgtcTGTGTTTGTGTGAAGAGCGCAAAGAGCGCAAGAAGCTGtctctttctctctccctctctttcgGTTTCTCGGTGAATGTTTTCATTTCGTTCGTGTGGTAGTGTAACTGTATTCGTCGGATGTGTGTTTGGCTGCACGTACACAAACGcactatttgtttttaaaagcaaaCCGATTAAGTCCAACGCGCGCGCGGTCATGGAAGGAGCCCGTGACCGGCAGGTGGAAGCGCAGGGGATCCGACGAGAAGCCGGCGGCCAAAATCGGAATTTCGGAGTAAAACGGGTATTTTAACACATTGTGTGTTGGTGGTCAACGCCAACGGCAATTGTAAGCAGCAGGAGTCGTCAAAATCGTAAAAGAAAATTAGGCGGTCACTTTAAAGTTAGTcgtacacatacacacaaacatACATAACACACATATGTAATACATCTTCCCATAAGCATACTTATAAACTCATATATTAAAGAAAGCATATAACTTACGCACGCACCAGAAGTTGGCTGTTACTCTTGTTAGTGTTAGTGAAAGTCTAGTATATTCGTGTAAAGTAgtgaaagagaagagaagaaaaaaagttgaggTTAGTTAGGCGTATGGGACCAGCAGCAACCGTTCAGAACAACACCACCTAGCGGGAAATAGCCCAAAACACCGTTTCAAAATGGATTACTCAATGGTGGCCGTGGCCGGCAACATCTCGCAGGAGGACTTCCTGGCCATTGTGGGCGGAAACGCGTCCCTTGGCGGGGTCCTCCACGGCGGGTCCGCCACAAACACCCTGAACGACACCCTCGGTGGAGTGCTGGCCACCGGCGGTGACAACCGGACGATCTTCACCGGCTACCCGAGCGGGTACACGCTGCCCCACATCATTTTCGCTTCCATCGTCGTAACCCTGCTGATGATCGTGATCGTGGTCGGCAACATGCTCGTAATCATCGCGATCGCCACCGAAAAAGCgctcaaaaacatccaaaactGGTTCATCGCGTCGCTCGCGGTCGCGGACTTCTTCCTCGGCCTGGTCATCATGCCGTTCTCGCTGGCCAACGAGCTGATGGGCTACTGGATCTTCGGCAACTGGTGGTGCGACATCCACTCCGCCATGGACGTGCTGCTCTGTACCTCGTCCATCATGAACCTGTGCCTGATCTCGCTCGATCGGTACTGGAGCATCACGAAGGCGATCGAGTATCTGAAAACTCGGACGCCGGCCCGGGCCGCGTTCATGATCGCGGCGGTGTGGATCATGTCGGCGCTGGTGTGCATACCGCCGCTGCTCGGCTGGAAGGCGCCCCGGCCGGAGGAGCACGTCGAGCTGCCGCAGTGTCAGGTGAGTCGAACTACTCctaaatgtaaacaaattatttttgaagttgatctGCAGTCTGACAAGGCAGGCACCGTTGATGATCAGTCAATCTTGCTATgagatcaaaattcaaaaatgttctaTCATGAAATCCATCAGCAAGATCAAGTTCATGCTagcagactgcttcagtgaccTACTCTAGTTATTCAGTTcattactgcccataattgaaaattcggctattatgccaaatcaagtattccgagaaaaacgcgttttggtgtttgtcaccaaatcttcTTCAAGGCAATAGCCCATAAGAGTGgtatattagccgtttggtttttcgcatcggcagccaaatctaaacactattttagtgaaattcatgttgcagaagatgcgttggaacatcctcttcCACCTGgcgctaatatctcgtttttgccaaaagtggatattagccgttttttcaatggttggcagattagaaaaattactgcccCAATTACTTTGAAGTTTTAAATGACAAATTTCGTAGGCTACTCTTCGTTGCTTGTGTGCCCTCTTGTGACAATGACCATTTGGACAAAAAACGAGTTAATAAAGTAGTTTTGTTAAACTCAACAAACCatcaaatcaaaatgtttttttgctctGCAGCAtggcctttttttttttttttgaattaaatatactttattgaatctttcttataataattacatttgatttacatgataagtggtcagctgtggctcttcagctttagtttgcttttcgagATTTAAACGctgttcattttcataactttaaaagtatatgatttatcatttttgtaccactgggtacaatgaggaaaaaaaatgttaagaaaacataacctaacctaaaactaacttaaacttacaataaactaaaccaatccttgaatcaaggggtattcagaaatagcacatttttccctgaatttcaaacatttttcttgaatcttctgatccaacatttttacttcagctaattcatgaacctcacttgatcttgtccagccaggaacattcaaaaccattttgagtaccttgttttggacacgctggagcttcaatttatgagttctagcgcaacactcccaaacaggtactgcatactcaataacggggtaaattatttgtttgtaaactgctaacttatttttcaaagatagctttgattttctgttaattaaaggatacaaacacctgatgagaatgctgcacttgttcaatattttatctacatgctgccgaaacaaaagtttcgagtcaagtatgagacctaaatagacaacttcctttgaccagggtatcgaaacatcattcattttaatcaaaacatcatcctttgggacaaatctggccgatttggaaagtggaaaaatgatggtttgagttttggctgcatttatgcgaattttccagtcgccaaagtattcggaaagaacgtcaagacccttctgaagacggccaactaaatatctggttattttacccttataaataacggcagtgtcatcagcaaaaagtgacaacacaccattaccaggaagagtaggcaaatcagatgtaaaaatattgtacagaagtgggccaagaatacttccttggggaaccccagcatcaatgttgaataatccagaagcaatcccattcagaaaaaccttgaacgatctctccgaaagatagtgctggataattttgataagatacattggaaaaccgtataaatatagtttatgtatcaaaccatcatgccaaacattgtcaaaagccttctcaacatccaacaaagccatagcagttgatttagactcaagcttgttctgcttgatgattttggttaccctcgtaagctgatgagcagtattatgtccctttcggaagccaaactgctcgttcaaaattatattattatcgttggtaaaatccaaaagccttgaatagatgaccttctcaaagagtttggacagactactcaaaagactaatgggacgataacttgttggcgatgttggatctttttgaggcttcaaaattagtataactttgcccagcttccaattggtggggaagtaaccaagttgcaaacatttattgaaaatattggctagatgttgaaaaaactgatcactctgttttttcaacaccagattaaaaatgttatcaaagcctggagctttcatatttttcatttgtttaactacaactttgacttcctcaccagaaacatgggaatctgcaggaaattcaaaggtagagtcattgattgttgaaataccgtaaaacggggtgactttgatagccggggtgactttgataggtttgcgatttttccgcaaaatga
This is a stretch of genomic DNA from Culex pipiens pallens isolate TS chromosome 1, TS_CPP_V2, whole genome shotgun sequence. It encodes these proteins:
- the LOC120429639 gene encoding alpha-2A adrenergic receptor-like, translated to MDYSMVAVAGNISQEDFLAIVGGNASLGGVLHGGSATNTLNDTLGGVLATGGDNRTIFTGYPSGYTLPHIIFASIVVTLLMIVIVVGNMLVIIAIATEKALKNIQNWFIASLAVADFFLGLVIMPFSLANELMGYWIFGNWWCDIHSAMDVLLCTSSIMNLCLISLDRYWSITKAIEYLKTRTPARAAFMIAAVWIMSALVCIPPLLGWKAPRPEEHVELPQCQVSVAFNHNSCHVSTFLDKRQIQFLRVRVPATLNALTGENTLSCLGKKTRKKKQKKRHFRWLFDVDVNVHHR